One part of the Mauremys mutica isolate MM-2020 ecotype Southern chromosome 21, ASM2049712v1, whole genome shotgun sequence genome encodes these proteins:
- the TNFRSF9 gene encoding tumor necrosis factor receptor superfamily member 9 → MGRGHSPLVTAALLLLLSLAPAALTPALPQLCPPGKFLGCADCGKSPDEVCLACPRGTFSATASARESCTRCRRCEGKFKYKRECSPTMDAECACKDGHRCIGKDCSKCVENCGVGREPLEEACQTCPSGTFNNQTNGPCRQWTKCLPDKVLVNGTNRSDAVCEQASEIMTPSSISIIVPIHGQGKDLQVVTVGIAVTVAVVVCIMFLLPLYVCFSICDKKKLPAMFKKMKVTPEQSTQEEDACSCRFPEEEQGDCDDCSKSKLFRDSLVH, encoded by the exons ATGGGACGCGGCCACTCTCCGCTGGTGACggcggcgctgctgctgctgctgagcctggctccggccgccctgacGCCCgcgctcccccagctctgcccgccCG GCAAGTTCCTCGGCTGCGCGGACTGTGGGAAGAGCCCGGACGAGGTTTGTCTCGCCTGCCCCAGGGGCACTTTCTCCGCCACGGCCAGTGCCCGGGAGAGCTGCACCAGGTGCCGCCGGTGTGAAG GAAAATTCAAATATAAAAGGGAGTGTTCTCCAACAATGGATGCAGAATGTGCATGTAAGGATGGGCATCGCTGTATTGGAAAAGACTGTTCTAAATGTGTAGAAAACTGTGGCGTAGGTCGGGAACCTCTTGAAGAAG CTTGCCAAACTTGTCCCAGTGGGACATTTAacaatcagaccaatggtccctgcAGACAATGGACAAA ATGCCTTCCAGATAAGGTCCTGGTGAATGGGACTAATAGGAGTGATGCGGTTTGCGAACAAGCTTCAGAAATTATGACTCCATCCTCCATTTCCATCATAGTCCCTATCCATGGACAAG GGAAGGATCTTCAGGTGGTCACCGTCGGGATTGCTGTTACTGTGGCCGTGGTGGTATGCATAATGTTTCTGCTGCCTTTGTATGTGTGCTTCAGCATCTGCGACAAAAAGAAACTACCTGCTATGTTCAAGAAAA TGAAGGTAACGCCTGAGCAATCGACTCAGGAGGAAGATGCCTGCAGCTGCCGCTTTCCAGAGGAAGAACAAGGAGACTGTGATGACTGTAGCAAATCCAAACTATTCAGGGATTCCTTGGTGCATTAG